In a genomic window of Streptomyces roseoviridis:
- the hrpB gene encoding ATP-dependent helicase HrpB gives MIRNDALDLLPVRHAVPELLTALDERGTAVLYAPPGTGKTTLVPLALAGLIGVGPGRRVLVAEPRRMAVRAAARRMAWLLGEEVGGSVGFSVRGERRAGPTTRVEVVTTGVLLQRLQRDPELAGVDVVLLDECHERHLDADVAMAFLVDVRATLRPELKVIAASATSDAEAWAELLTVLDGSGPAPIVWAEGEVHGYAVHYAPPPAGVRPAHGTWVDPALLRHVAATVRIAMERHEGDVLCFLPGTGEIARTAGLLADLDAEVLQLHGRAPAAVQDAVLRGSGPEGRRRVVLATSVAESSLTVPGVRIVVDSGLAREPRTDHARGLGSLATVPVSVAAATQRAGRSGREGFGAVYRCWSEAEDGNRARFPSPEIRIADLADFALRAACWGDPSAAGLALLDAPPAGAMAAAGQVLAAVGAVDRDGRATDRGARMARLGLHPRLARALLDGAAEVGARRAAEVVALLSEEPPREYGDDLAAAWREARRGGDGYAARWKAEVRRLERAAASETGPGAGRDAGAGAAGVVTGEDGVAGLVTALAFPERVARAREQGGYLMVSGTGARLSEGSRLGGGGWLAVAVADRTAQSATARVRLAAVVDERTARRAAGHLLWAGEEVRWEDGDVVARSVERLGAVELTVRPLRDDADPALVRAALLDGLRREGTALLRWSRDAEELRARLAFLHRELGEPWPDVAEEALLGRADQWLEPELSRARRRADLGRIDAGEGLRRLLPWATGDAGRLDELAPERIEVPSGSRIRVEYGGERPVLAVKLQEMFGLAETPRVAGVPVLVHLLSPAGRPAAVTSDLASFWREGYRAVRAELRGRYPRHPWPEDPSAAEPTRHTSARLRRER, from the coding sequence GTGATCCGAAACGACGCACTCGACCTTCTTCCCGTCCGCCATGCCGTCCCCGAGCTGCTGACCGCGCTCGACGAGCGCGGCACGGCCGTGCTGTACGCCCCGCCCGGGACCGGCAAGACCACGCTGGTCCCGCTGGCACTCGCGGGTCTCATAGGGGTGGGGCCCGGGCGGCGGGTGCTGGTGGCCGAGCCGCGCCGGATGGCGGTGCGGGCGGCGGCGCGGCGGATGGCCTGGCTGCTCGGCGAGGAGGTCGGCGGGTCGGTCGGCTTCTCCGTGCGCGGGGAGCGGCGGGCCGGTCCCACGACCCGGGTCGAGGTGGTGACGACGGGCGTCCTGCTCCAGCGGCTCCAGCGCGATCCGGAGCTCGCCGGGGTGGACGTCGTGCTGCTGGACGAGTGCCACGAGCGGCACCTGGACGCTGATGTGGCGATGGCGTTCCTGGTGGACGTGCGGGCGACGCTGCGGCCCGAGCTGAAGGTGATCGCCGCGTCGGCGACGAGCGACGCGGAGGCATGGGCGGAGCTCCTCACGGTCCTGGACGGGAGCGGGCCCGCGCCGATCGTGTGGGCAGAGGGAGAGGTCCACGGATACGCGGTGCACTACGCGCCGCCGCCGGCCGGGGTCCGCCCGGCGCACGGCACCTGGGTGGATCCGGCGCTGCTGCGTCACGTGGCGGCGACGGTGCGGATCGCGATGGAGCGGCACGAGGGCGACGTGCTGTGTTTCCTGCCGGGCACCGGGGAGATCGCGCGGACGGCCGGGCTGCTCGCGGACCTGGACGCCGAAGTGCTCCAGCTGCACGGGCGGGCTCCGGCGGCGGTGCAGGACGCGGTGCTGCGCGGGTCCGGTCCCGAGGGGCGGCGCCGGGTGGTCCTGGCGACCTCGGTGGCGGAGTCGAGCCTGACCGTTCCGGGGGTGCGGATCGTGGTGGACTCCGGGCTCGCGCGCGAGCCGCGGACGGACCACGCGCGGGGGCTCGGTTCCCTGGCCACGGTGCCCGTGTCGGTCGCGGCGGCGACCCAGCGGGCGGGACGCTCGGGCCGTGAGGGCTTCGGCGCGGTCTATCGCTGCTGGTCGGAGGCGGAGGACGGCAACCGCGCCCGCTTCCCCTCCCCCGAGATCCGGATCGCGGACCTGGCCGACTTCGCGCTGCGGGCCGCGTGCTGGGGCGATCCGTCGGCGGCCGGGCTCGCTCTGCTCGACGCGCCGCCCGCCGGGGCGATGGCGGCGGCCGGGCAGGTCCTGGCGGCGGTCGGCGCGGTGGACCGGGACGGCCGGGCGACGGACCGGGGGGCGCGCATGGCCCGTCTGGGGCTGCACCCGCGGCTGGCGCGGGCGCTGCTGGACGGGGCCGCCGAGGTGGGGGCCCGGCGGGCGGCGGAGGTGGTGGCGCTGCTGAGCGAGGAGCCGCCCCGGGAATACGGGGACGATCTGGCGGCGGCGTGGCGCGAGGCGCGGCGGGGCGGTGACGGATACGCGGCGCGCTGGAAGGCGGAGGTGCGGCGGCTGGAGCGCGCGGCGGCCTCCGAGACGGGTCCCGGGGCAGGGCGGGACGCGGGCGCCGGGGCGGCCGGAGTGGTGACCGGTGAGGACGGGGTGGCGGGGCTCGTGACGGCGCTCGCCTTTCCGGAGCGGGTGGCGCGGGCCCGGGAGCAGGGCGGCTATCTGATGGTGTCGGGCACGGGGGCCCGGCTGTCGGAGGGCTCGCGGCTGGGCGGCGGCGGGTGGCTGGCGGTCGCGGTGGCGGACCGGACGGCGCAGAGCGCCACCGCGCGCGTTCGGCTCGCGGCCGTGGTGGACGAGCGGACAGCGCGGCGCGCGGCGGGCCATCTGCTGTGGGCGGGTGAGGAGGTCCGCTGGGAGGACGGGGACGTGGTGGCCCGGTCGGTGGAGCGGCTTGGAGCGGTGGAGCTGACGGTCCGCCCGCTGCGGGACGACGCCGATCCGGCGCTCGTGCGGGCGGCGCTGCTCGACGGGCTGCGCCGGGAGGGCACGGCGCTGCTGCGGTGGAGCCGGGACGCCGAGGAGCTGCGGGCGCGGCTGGCCTTCCTGCACCGGGAGTTGGGCGAGCCGTGGCCGGACGTGGCGGAGGAGGCGTTGCTCGGGCGGGCCGATCAGTGGCTGGAGCCGGAGTTGTCCCGGGCGCGGCGCCGGGCGGATCTGGGCCGGATCGACGCCGGTGAGGGGCTGCGGCGGCTGCTGCCGTGGGCGACCGGTGACGCGGGCCGTCTCGACGAGCTGGCGCCGGAGCGGATCGAGGTGCCGAGCGGTTCGCGGATCCGGGTGGAGTACGGCGGGGAGCGGCCGGTGCTCGCGGTGAAGCTCCAGGAGATGTTCGGTCTCGCCGAGACGCCGCGGGTGGCCGGGGTGCCGGTGCTGGTGCACCTGCTCTCCCCCGCGGGGCGGCCGGCGGCGGTGACGTCCGATCTGGCCTCGTTCTGGCGGGAGGGCTATCGGGCGGTGCGGGCGGAGCTGCGCGGCCGCTATCCCCGGCACCCGTGGCCGGAGGACCCGTCGGCGGCGGAGCCGACCCGGCACACCAGCGCCCGGCTCAGACGGGAGCGGTGA
- a CDS encoding class I SAM-dependent methyltransferase has translation MNQEYGQEDGAGVPEAEAEATRRDAGDAESSRASRGWWDRNADEYQSEHGAFLGDDRFVWGPEGLDEADAGLLGPAGSLKGRDVLEIGAGAAQCSRWLAAQGARPVALDLSHRQLQHALRIGGDVPLVEADAGALPFRDGSFDLACSAYGAVPFVADPVRVFREVHRVLRPGGRWVFSVTHPIRWAFPDEPGPEGLSVSASYFDRTPYVEQDERGRAVYVEHHRTLGDRVRDVVAGGFRLVDLVEPEWPAWNSQEWGGWSPLRGNLIPGTAIFVCERADG, from the coding sequence ATGAACCAAGAGTACGGACAGGAAGACGGCGCCGGGGTTCCCGAGGCCGAGGCGGAGGCGACCCGCCGTGACGCGGGGGACGCGGAGAGCAGCCGGGCGAGCCGCGGGTGGTGGGACCGCAACGCCGACGAGTACCAGAGCGAGCACGGGGCGTTCCTCGGGGACGACCGGTTCGTCTGGGGGCCCGAGGGCCTGGACGAGGCGGACGCGGGGCTGCTGGGGCCGGCCGGCTCGCTGAAGGGACGGGACGTGCTGGAGATCGGCGCGGGCGCGGCGCAGTGCTCGCGCTGGCTGGCCGCCCAGGGCGCCCGGCCGGTCGCCCTCGACCTCTCGCACCGTCAGCTCCAGCACGCGCTCCGGATCGGCGGGGACGTGCCGCTGGTGGAGGCGGACGCGGGGGCGCTGCCCTTCCGCGACGGCTCGTTCGACCTGGCGTGCTCGGCGTACGGGGCGGTGCCCTTCGTCGCCGATCCGGTACGGGTCTTCCGCGAGGTGCACCGGGTGCTGCGCCCGGGCGGCCGGTGGGTGTTCTCGGTGACGCACCCGATCCGCTGGGCGTTCCCCGACGAGCCGGGCCCGGAGGGGCTCTCGGTCTCGGCGTCCTACTTCGACCGGACGCCCTACGTGGAGCAGGACGAGCGGGGACGGGCGGTCTACGTCGAACACCACCGGACCCTCGGCGACCGGGTCCGGGACGTGGTCGCGGGCGGCTTCCGGCTGGTCGACCTGGTGGAGCCGGAGTGGCCGGCGTGGAACAGCCAGGAGTGGGGCGGCTGGTCCCCTCTGCGGGGCAACCTGATCCCCGGCACGGCGATCTTCGTCTGCGAGCGCGCGGACGGATAG
- the rpsA gene encoding 30S ribosomal protein S1: MTSSTETTATTPQVAVNDIGNEEAFLAAIDETIKYFNDGDIVDGVIVKVDRDEVLLDIGYKTEGVIPSRELSIKHDVDPNEVVKVGDEIEALVLQKEDKEGRLILSKKRAQYERAWGTIEKIKEEDGIVTGTVIEVVKGGLILDIGLRGFLPASLVEMRRVRDLQPYVGKELEAKIIELDKNRNNVVLSRRAWLEQTQSEVRQTFLTTLQKGQVRSGVVSSIVNFGAFVDLGGVDGLVHVSELSWKHIDHPSEVVEVGQEVTVEVLDVDMDRERVSLSLKATQEDPWQQFARTHQIGQVVPGKVTKLVPFGAFVRVDEGIEGLVHISELAERHVEIPEQVVQVNDEIFVKVIDIDLERRRISLSLKQANESFGADPASVEFDPTLYGMAASYDDQGNYIYPEGFDPETNDWLPGYEAQREAWETQYAEAQQRFEQHQAQVIKSREADEAAAAEGGAAAPAGAPAGVSGGSYSSESDDNSGALASDEALAALREKLAGGQS, encoded by the coding sequence ATGACGAGCAGCACCGAGACCACCGCCACCACCCCGCAGGTTGCGGTCAACGACATCGGTAACGAGGAAGCCTTCCTCGCCGCGATCGACGAGACGATCAAGTACTTCAACGACGGCGACATCGTCGACGGCGTCATCGTGAAGGTCGACCGGGACGAGGTCCTGCTCGACATCGGTTACAAGACCGAAGGTGTCATCCCGAGCCGCGAGCTCTCGATCAAGCACGACGTCGACCCGAACGAGGTCGTCAAGGTCGGCGACGAGATCGAGGCCCTGGTTCTCCAGAAGGAGGACAAGGAAGGCCGCCTGATCCTCTCGAAGAAGCGCGCCCAGTACGAGCGTGCCTGGGGCACCATCGAGAAGATCAAGGAAGAGGACGGCATCGTCACCGGTACCGTCATCGAGGTCGTCAAGGGTGGTCTCATCCTCGACATCGGCCTCCGTGGCTTCCTGCCGGCCTCCCTCGTCGAGATGCGTCGTGTCCGCGACCTCCAGCCCTACGTGGGCAAGGAGCTCGAGGCGAAGATCATCGAGCTGGACAAGAACCGCAACAACGTGGTCCTGTCCCGCCGTGCCTGGCTGGAGCAGACCCAGTCCGAGGTCCGCCAGACCTTCCTCACGACCCTCCAGAAGGGTCAGGTCCGTTCCGGCGTCGTCTCCTCGATCGTCAACTTCGGTGCCTTCGTGGACCTGGGTGGCGTCGACGGTCTGGTCCACGTCTCCGAGCTGTCCTGGAAGCACATCGACCACCCGTCCGAGGTCGTCGAGGTCGGCCAGGAGGTCACCGTCGAGGTTCTCGACGTGGACATGGACCGCGAGCGCGTCTCCCTGTCGCTGAAGGCGACCCAGGAGGACCCGTGGCAGCAGTTCGCCCGGACCCACCAGATCGGTCAGGTCGTCCCGGGTAAGGTCACGAAGCTGGTTCCGTTCGGTGCGTTCGTCCGCGTGGACGAGGGCATCGAGGGCCTGGTCCACATCTCCGAGCTGGCCGAGCGCCACGTGGAGATCCCGGAGCAGGTCGTCCAGGTCAACGACGAGATCTTCGTCAAGGTCATCGACATCGACCTCGAGCGTCGTCGCATCAGCCTCTCGCTGAAGCAGGCCAACGAGTCCTTCGGTGCCGACCCGGCCTCGGTCGAGTTCGACCCGACCCTGTACGGCATGGCCGCGTCCTACGACGACCAGGGCAACTACATCTACCCCGAGGGCTTCGACCCCGAGACCAACGACTGGCTGCCGGGCTACGAGGCCCAGCGCGAGGCGTGGGAGACCCAGTACGCCGAGGCGCAGCAGCGCTTCGAGCAGCACCAGGCTCAGGTCATCAAGTCCCGCGAGGCCGACGAGGCCGCCGCTGCCGAGGGTGGCGCCGCCGCTCCGGCCGGTGCCCCGGCGGGCGTGTCCGGCGGCTCCTACTCCTCGGAGTCGGACGACAACTCCGGCGCCCTGGCGTCGGACGAGGCCCTCGCCGCCCTGCGCGAGAAGCTGGCCGGCGGCCAGAGCTGA
- a CDS encoding right-handed parallel beta-helix repeat-containing protein, translating to MRTRTLLLPLLPALLALPLTTATPASAATIEVSTAAQLKTALTNARPGDTIRLADGTYSGNFKATVAGTSSARITLTGSSRAVLKAGGGYGLHLDGASYWTVQGVTVTGGQKGIMTDAANGVVIDGVTVHDLDMEGVHFRNSSRNAVIRNSRIYDTGNDGRGMGEGVYVGTANTLSDRSDNALITNNVIGPDVGGENIDIKEGTTGARIIGNTFDGSGLTGVHYDDSWVDVKGNGVLVENNTGRGTTNNGYETHTQQSGWGCGTVFRGNRSDLTGATGAKRLAVYVTNHSGGCPTTVHSSNTVTGGYGLTNIAVTP from the coding sequence ATGCGCACCCGAACGCTGCTTCTGCCCCTGCTCCCCGCCCTGCTCGCCCTGCCCCTGACCACGGCGACGCCCGCCTCGGCGGCCACGATCGAGGTGTCCACGGCCGCCCAGCTCAAGACGGCGCTGACCAACGCACGCCCCGGGGACACCATCCGCCTGGCGGACGGCACCTACAGCGGCAACTTCAAGGCCACCGTCGCGGGCACCTCCTCGGCCCGGATCACGCTCACCGGCTCCTCCCGGGCGGTCCTGAAGGCCGGCGGCGGTTACGGGCTGCACCTCGACGGCGCCTCGTACTGGACGGTCCAGGGCGTCACCGTGACCGGCGGCCAGAAGGGGATCATGACCGACGCCGCCAACGGCGTGGTCATCGACGGGGTGACCGTGCACGACCTCGACATGGAGGGCGTGCACTTCCGCAACTCGAGCCGGAACGCGGTCATCAGGAACTCGAGGATCTACGACACCGGCAACGACGGCCGCGGGATGGGCGAGGGCGTCTACGTCGGCACCGCGAACACCCTCTCCGACCGCAGCGACAACGCGCTGATCACCAACAACGTGATCGGCCCGGACGTCGGCGGCGAGAACATCGACATCAAGGAGGGCACCACCGGCGCGCGGATCATCGGTAACACCTTCGACGGCAGCGGCCTGACCGGCGTCCACTACGACGACTCCTGGGTGGACGTGAAGGGCAACGGCGTCCTCGTGGAGAACAACACCGGCCGCGGCACCACCAACAACGGCTACGAGACCCACACGCAGCAGAGCGGCTGGGGATGCGGCACGGTCTTCCGCGGCAACCGCTCCGACCTCACCGGGGCGACCGGCGCCAAGCGGCTGGCCGTCTACGTGACCAACCACAGCGGCGGCTGCCCGACCACGGTCCACTCCTCGAACACGGTGACCGGCGGATACGGGCTGACGAACATCGCCGTCACGCCCTGA
- a CDS encoding PAC2 family protein, translating into MALAQESAGLVMLYHFDGYIDAGETGEQIVDRLLDTLPHQLVARFDHDRLVDYRARRPLLTFRRDRWTGYETPAIEVRIVQDATGAPFLVLSGPEPDVEWERFAAAVRQIVDRLGVRLAVNFHGIPMGVPHTRPVGLTPHGSRTDLMPGHRSPFDEAQVPGSAESLIEFRLTEAGYDTLGVAAHVPHYVARSPYPDAALTALEAVTAATGLVLPGVAHALRTEARRTQTEIDRQIGEGDEELVALVQGLEHQYDAVAGAETRGSLVAEPVDLPSADELGREFERFLAEREGDV; encoded by the coding sequence ATGGCCCTGGCCCAGGAGTCGGCCGGACTGGTCATGCTCTACCACTTCGACGGCTACATCGACGCCGGTGAGACCGGCGAGCAGATCGTCGACCGGCTGCTCGACACGCTGCCCCACCAGCTGGTCGCCCGCTTCGACCACGACCGGCTCGTGGACTACCGCGCCCGCCGCCCCCTGCTGACCTTCCGTCGCGACCGCTGGACGGGGTACGAGACCCCGGCGATCGAGGTGCGGATCGTCCAGGACGCCACCGGTGCGCCCTTCCTCGTGCTGTCCGGCCCGGAGCCGGACGTCGAGTGGGAGCGGTTCGCCGCCGCCGTGCGCCAGATCGTCGACCGCCTCGGCGTCCGGCTCGCGGTCAACTTCCACGGCATCCCCATGGGCGTCCCGCACACCCGGCCCGTCGGTCTCACCCCGCACGGCAGCCGCACCGACCTCATGCCCGGCCACCGCAGCCCCTTCGACGAGGCCCAGGTGCCCGGCAGTGCCGAGTCCCTCATCGAGTTCCGTCTCACCGAGGCGGGCTACGACACCCTCGGCGTCGCCGCCCACGTCCCGCACTACGTCGCCCGCTCCCCGTACCCGGACGCCGCCCTCACCGCGCTCGAAGCCGTCACCGCCGCCACCGGCCTGGTCCTGCCCGGAGTGGCCCACGCGCTGCGCACCGAGGCGCGCCGCACCCAGACCGAGATCGACCGTCAGATCGGCGAGGGCGACGAGGAACTGGTCGCGCTCGTCCAGGGTCTGGAGCACCAGTACGACGCGGTGGCCGGCGCCGAGACCCGCGGCAGCCTGGTCGCCGAGCCCGTCGACCTGCCGTCCGCCGACGAACTCGGCCGCGAGTTCGAGCGCTTCCTCGCCGAGCGCGAGGGTGACGTCTGA
- the coaE gene encoding dephospho-CoA kinase, whose amino-acid sequence MLKVGLTGGIGAGKSEVSRLLVSYGAVLIDADRIAREVVEPGTPGLAAVVAAFGPEILDAEGALDRPKLGAIVFADPERLAALNAIVHPLVGARSAELEAEAGPDDVVVHDVPLLTENGLAPLYDLVVVVDASPETQLDRLVRRRGMTESEARARMAAQATRAQRRAVADLLIDNDGPLEALEPQVRTIWDELRQRASDRR is encoded by the coding sequence ATGCTGAAAGTGGGCCTGACCGGCGGCATCGGCGCCGGCAAGAGCGAAGTGTCCCGGCTGCTCGTCTCGTACGGAGCCGTCCTGATCGACGCCGACCGGATCGCCCGCGAGGTCGTGGAGCCCGGCACCCCCGGCCTCGCGGCCGTCGTCGCCGCGTTCGGGCCGGAGATCCTCGACGCCGAAGGCGCCCTGGACCGGCCGAAGCTCGGGGCGATCGTCTTCGCCGACCCCGAGCGCCTCGCCGCCCTCAACGCCATCGTCCACCCGCTCGTCGGCGCCCGCTCCGCCGAGCTGGAGGCCGAGGCCGGTCCCGACGACGTCGTCGTCCACGACGTGCCCCTGCTCACCGAGAACGGTCTGGCGCCCCTGTACGACCTGGTCGTCGTCGTGGACGCCTCCCCCGAGACGCAGCTCGACCGTCTCGTCCGGCGGCGCGGCATGACCGAGTCCGAGGCCCGCGCCCGCATGGCCGCGCAGGCCACCCGCGCCCAGCGACGCGCCGTCGCCGACCTCCTCATCGACAACGACGGGCCGCTGGAGGCGCTGGAGCCGCAGGTGCGCACCATCTGGGACGAGCTCCGGCAGCGGGCCTCGGACCGCCGCTGA
- a CDS encoding tetratricopeptide repeat protein has translation MAERNPETHVIDFRAAEQLLAARDPRGAVKLLDSVIAAHPENTAARLLRARAFFAAAQLRPAELEFELVLEREPDNAFAHFALARTYQRSGRPEQATRHFRLAAALDPKPEYLEAARFDKPAE, from the coding sequence GTGGCCGAGAGGAACCCGGAAACCCACGTCATCGACTTCCGTGCCGCCGAGCAGCTGCTGGCCGCGCGCGACCCGCGCGGCGCGGTCAAGCTGCTCGACTCGGTGATCGCCGCCCACCCCGAGAACACCGCCGCCCGGCTGCTGCGCGCCCGTGCCTTCTTCGCCGCCGCTCAACTCCGACCCGCCGAGCTGGAATTCGAGCTGGTCCTGGAGAGAGAGCCGGACAACGCGTTCGCGCACTTCGCCCTCGCCCGCACCTACCAGCGCTCCGGCCGCCCCGAGCAGGCCACCCGCCACTTCCGCCTCGCCGCGGCCCTCGACCCGAAGCCGGAGTACCTCGAAGCGGCCCGCTTCGACAAGCCGGCCGAGTGA
- a CDS encoding DUF6343 family protein has product MRTGSEPATARSALRMRFWLSLWGVLWGAFGTAAFSLVGRAGWAAACGVLFVVAAVDLIVVSRRLRQGPHWQPGRDVPPYEPDHGGRGRR; this is encoded by the coding sequence ATGCGTACGGGAAGTGAACCGGCGACCGCGCGCAGTGCGCTGCGGATGAGGTTCTGGCTGAGCTTGTGGGGGGTGCTGTGGGGCGCCTTCGGTACGGCGGCGTTCTCGCTGGTCGGGCGGGCCGGGTGGGCGGCGGCGTGCGGGGTGCTGTTCGTGGTGGCGGCCGTCGACCTGATCGTGGTCTCCCGCCGCCTGCGGCAGGGCCCGCACTGGCAGCCGGGGCGGGACGTGCCGCCGTACGAACCCGATCACGGGGGTCGCGGGCGGCGCTGA
- a CDS encoding class I SAM-dependent methyltransferase: MDAHRHTGTRSTPRRNGHQGTGPGPITPDGCAVELYRRLSVGNEPDVIAGAVPAGATLLELGSGAGRVTAPLVERGFAVTAVDESAEMLAAVAERAPGATTVHSSIEELRLPRRFDAVVLGSFLVHTADHRTRQALLETCRRHVRDDGLVLIQREGADYHDDVPRERRDPAGYTVRIVSSEPIGDGVDRVFAEYLFPDARWTQTFLSRPLSREAFEARLAEAGLAVGRYPTDDGTWAVARPVPVSG, from the coding sequence ATGGACGCACACAGGCACACCGGCACGCGGAGCACCCCCCGGCGCAACGGTCACCAGGGCACCGGCCCCGGCCCCATCACCCCGGACGGCTGCGCCGTCGAGCTCTACCGCAGGCTGTCGGTCGGAAACGAGCCCGACGTGATCGCGGGGGCCGTCCCCGCCGGCGCCACGCTCCTGGAACTGGGCAGCGGCGCGGGCCGGGTCACCGCTCCCCTCGTCGAACGCGGCTTCGCCGTCACGGCCGTCGACGAGTCGGCGGAGATGCTGGCGGCGGTCGCCGAGCGGGCGCCGGGCGCCACGACCGTGCACAGCTCCATCGAGGAGCTGCGGCTGCCCCGCCGGTTCGACGCGGTCGTCCTCGGCTCCTTCCTGGTGCACACGGCCGACCACCGGACCCGGCAGGCCCTCCTGGAGACCTGTCGGCGGCACGTCAGGGACGACGGGCTCGTCCTGATCCAGCGCGAGGGCGCGGACTACCACGACGACGTGCCCCGGGAACGCCGCGACCCCGCCGGATACACCGTACGGATCGTGTCGTCGGAACCGATCGGCGACGGCGTCGACCGGGTCTTCGCCGAGTACCTCTTCCCGGACGCCCGCTGGACGCAGACGTTCCTGTCCCGGCCGCTGTCCCGGGAGGCATTCGAGGCCCGTCTCGCCGAGGCCGGTCTCGCCGTCGGCCGTTATCCGACCGACGACGGCACCTGGGCCGTGGCCCGGCCCGTGCCGGTCAGTGGATGA